The stretch of DNA TTTGATTGGTCAACCAGTCAAGTTAAAGACGAATTCCCAATACCAGAAGAAATTACAGTTCAACGAGAAGAAATTAAATGGGTATACAAATGTCTTGAATATTGCACGATTGACCAAAGAGCAGTTATTATTTTGCGTTACCTACAGGATTTATCCATTTCAGAAACGGCCCAAGCATTAGGATGGACGGAAAGTAAGGTTAAAACCACACAACACCGCTCCTTAAAGGTATTAAAGAGGCATATGGAAATGTTTTATGAAAAGGAGGGATTAATTAGTGAAAAAGTCGGAGTGGAGCGATAGAGAGCTCGAAGAATTATTAATGCAAATGCCAAAAATAAAGGATCATCGCAATCCTCGTGATATATACCAAAATCTTTCTCTAAAAAGGCGAAAAACTAAAACATGGCTGTTACCGAGTTTGGCTACTG from Bacillus sp. SLBN-46 encodes:
- the sigX gene encoding RNA polymerase sigma factor SigX; translation: MDSVFDELYQKYHHDVFQFLFYMVRNKEHAEDLVQEVYIRVFKSYNRFEGKSSEKTWLYSIARNVAIDFFRKQKGWKERLLEKFDWSTSQVKDEFPIPEEITVQREEIKWVYKCLEYCTIDQRAVIILRYLQDLSISETAQALGWTESKVKTTQHRSLKVLKRHMEMFYEKEGLISEKVGVER